In Cytobacillus sp. IB215665, a single window of DNA contains:
- the gatA gene encoding Asp-tRNA(Asn)/Glu-tRNA(Gln) amidotransferase subunit GatA: MSLFDHKVSELHKLLHKKDITVTDLVDESYKRINEVEDKVNSFLTLNEENARAYAKQLDEAIGNKDEYGLLFGLPIGLKDNIVTKNLRTTCASKILENFDPIYDATVVKRLYDAETVTIGKLNMDEFAMGSSNENSGFHVTRNPWNTDHVPGGSSGGSATAVAAGEVLFSLGSDTGGSIRQPAAFCGVVGFKPTYGRVSRFGLVAFASSLDQIGPITRNVEDNAYLLQAIAGHDQMDTTSANVEVPDLISSLTGDVKGLKIAVPTEYIGEGVSEDVRKSVLEALKVLEGLGATWEEVSLPHSKYALATYYLLSSSEASANLARFDGVRYGYRTDNAESLIDMYKQTRSEGFGEEVKRRIMLGTFALSSGYYDAYYKKAQQVRTLIKKDFEDVFEKYDVIIGPTTPTPAFKIGENIEDPLTMYANDILTIPVNLAGVPGISVPCGLSNGLPLGLQIIGKHFDEATIYRVAHAFEQATDHHKAKPVL, translated from the coding sequence ATGTCATTATTTGATCATAAAGTATCAGAATTACATAAACTTTTACACAAAAAAGATATTACTGTAACAGATCTTGTTGATGAGTCGTATAAACGAATTAACGAGGTTGAAGATAAAGTCAATTCCTTTTTAACGTTAAATGAAGAAAATGCACGTGCATATGCGAAACAATTAGATGAGGCGATTGGGAATAAAGATGAATATGGACTTTTATTCGGACTTCCAATAGGACTTAAGGATAACATCGTCACAAAAAATCTTCGTACTACATGCGCGAGTAAAATCCTAGAAAACTTTGATCCGATTTATGATGCTACTGTTGTTAAAAGGTTATATGATGCTGAAACAGTTACAATTGGTAAGTTAAATATGGATGAATTTGCGATGGGATCTTCAAATGAGAATTCTGGTTTTCATGTAACAAGAAACCCGTGGAATACTGACCATGTACCTGGAGGTTCAAGCGGTGGCTCAGCAACTGCAGTTGCAGCAGGTGAAGTACTATTTTCACTTGGTTCTGATACGGGAGGGTCAATACGTCAGCCAGCAGCATTTTGTGGAGTTGTTGGATTTAAACCTACATATGGTAGGGTGTCTCGCTTTGGCTTAGTAGCTTTCGCATCATCATTGGATCAGATCGGACCAATTACACGTAATGTAGAGGATAACGCTTATTTATTACAAGCAATTGCAGGGCATGATCAAATGGATACTACTTCCGCTAACGTTGAAGTGCCAGATTTGATATCTTCCTTAACTGGAGATGTAAAAGGGTTGAAAATTGCTGTACCAACTGAATATATTGGTGAAGGAGTATCTGAAGATGTTCGTAAGTCAGTTCTCGAAGCGCTAAAAGTTCTTGAAGGCTTAGGTGCTACATGGGAAGAAGTCTCACTTCCACATTCAAAATATGCATTAGCCACGTATTACTTACTTTCGTCTTCAGAGGCTTCGGCTAATCTTGCACGCTTTGATGGGGTACGTTATGGTTACAGAACGGATAATGCTGAAAGCTTAATCGACATGTACAAGCAAACCCGAAGCGAAGGTTTTGGCGAAGAAGTAAAGCGACGGATCATGCTCGGTACGTTTGCACTAAGCTCAGGATATTATGACGCATATTATAAAAAAGCGCAGCAAGTTCGGACATTAATTAAAAAAGATTTTGAAGATGTGTTTGAAAAATATGATGTGATTATAGGCCCAACAACGCCAACACCGGCATTTAAAATAGGCGAAAATATTGAGGATCCATTAACGATGTATGCCAATGATATTCTCACAATTCCAGTGAACCTTGCTGGAGTACCAGGTATTTCAGTTCCATGTGGACTCTCAAACGGGCTTCCGCTAGGCTTACAAATAATCGGCAAACACTTTGATGAAGCAACGATTTATCGTGTTGCACATGCATTTGAACAAGCAACTGACCATCATAAAGCAAAACCAGTATTGTAA
- the gatC gene encoding Asp-tRNA(Asn)/Glu-tRNA(Gln) amidotransferase subunit GatC, with amino-acid sequence MSRISVDQVKHVANLARLAITEEEAAKFTNQLDAIISFAEELNELDTTNIEPTSHVLNMTNVLREDVAKEGLPIDEVLKNAPDHKGGQIRVPSIIE; translated from the coding sequence ATGTCAAGGATTTCAGTCGATCAAGTGAAGCACGTAGCAAACTTAGCACGATTAGCGATTACAGAAGAGGAAGCAGCGAAGTTTACGAATCAGCTTGATGCAATTATCTCTTTTGCTGAAGAGTTAAATGAACTTGATACAACAAATATTGAACCAACTTCTCACGTGTTAAACATGACGAATGTTTTACGAGAAGATGTTGCAAAAGAAGGCTTACCTATCGATGAGGTGTTAAAAAATGCGCCTGACCACAAAGGTGGACAAATACGTGTGCCATCAATTATAGAATAA